In one window of Clavelina lepadiformis chromosome 4, kaClaLepa1.1, whole genome shotgun sequence DNA:
- the LOC143452121 gene encoding uncharacterized protein LOC143452121, with product MLTINEILNRVRDELQIPVEPIKVCIKPAKVSDKMLTDKIQYRLEKKKQRYPQISFDFFNFIGGFEIGRYTGIQLLHFMLSLLCDGHVRRNGNCVLFNVNQETAFAILVYVDDKTLEMVVSSDKSSPIGHLFPKLYDDKTCEKFPNDLQEAKSLRSELSQKFENFMGKKFSETLLCPFSSAFLGVFLDICRAYFYVNPYHNKQKELLQALLPACVKLAIDSQQSGKLQDVLHYQNLETAKDIILGSIKHDADDSFAEIDIQKTIEALKSFYEIPFPSQLSETSTS from the exons ATGCTGACTATAAACGAAATACTTAATCGCGTAAGAGATGAGTTACAAATTCCTGTTGAACCTATCAAAGTCTGTATCAAACCAGCGAAGGTGAGCGATAAGATGTTGACTGACAAGATACAATACCGtttggaaaagaaaaaacaacgaTATCCTCAAATTTCTTTtgacttttttaatttcattggAGGGTTCGAAATTGGAAGGTATACTGGAATCCAACTTTTGCACTTTATGCTGTCATTGCTTTGTGATGGGCATGTTCGCCGGAACGGAAACTGTGTACTGTTTAATGTTAATCAAGAGACGGCATTTGCAATTCTTGTATACGTTGATGATAAAACTCTAGAAATGGTTGTTTCGTCAGATAAGAGTAGCCCAATTGGACATTTGTTTCCTAAACTTTATGATGATAAAACATGTGAAAAATTTCCGAATGATCTCCAAGAAGCTAAAAGTTTACGCTCAGAACtgtcccaaaagttcgaaaaTTTTATGgggaaaaaattttcagaaactCTACTTTGTCCGTTTTCATCAGCATTTTTAGGAGTTTTCCTGGACATATGCAGagcttatttttatgttaatcCATatcataacaaacaaaaagagCTTCTTCAGGCTCTTCTTCCTGCCTGTGTAAAACTTGCCATTGACAGTCAACAAAGCGGAAAACTTCAAGACGTTTTGCATTACCAAAATCTTGAAACTGCAAAAGACATTATACTTGG ATCCATTAAGCACGACGCAGATGATTCATTCGCGGAAATAGATATACAAAAGACAATTGAAGCATTGAAGTCATTTTATGAAATACCGTTCCCTTCTCAATTATCAGAGACATCTACATCTTGA